A single window of Bombyx mori chromosome 9, ASM3026992v2 DNA harbors:
- the LOC101737337 gene encoding glutamate-gated chloride channel — translation MGWSCVVARAVAFILMLGKISAFTSDIFAAGKSDKEILDNLLKNTRYDKRLLPPVDGVLTVNVSVLLLSLASPDESSLKYEVEFLLQQQWYDPRLRYSNQSHYDYLNAIHHHEDIWLPDTYFIMHGDFKEYSEHSRDPIIPMHFALRIYRNGTINYLMRRHLILSCQGRLNIFPFDDPLCSFALESISYEQSAITYVWKNDEDTLRKSPSLTTLNAYLIQNQTIPCPIKASWRAEGNSLYEEDEELTCNLCQRRFEEQGNYSCLKVDLIFTRDRAFYFTTVFIPGIILVTSSFITFWLEWNAVPARSMIGVTTMLNFFTTSNGFRSTLPVVSNLTAMNVWDGVCMCFIYASLLEFVCVNYVGRKRPLHNVVYRPGENPVTQRLPAVLSRIGIILASPLKRESTGAADLVSCTACTGPPGSCTHTANNGGVSEPCFVQVRKKEPPHPIRVAKTIDVIARITFPTAYAVFLIFFFIHYKAFS, via the exons ATGGGTTGGTCATGCGTCGTGGCACGCGCCGTGGCCTTTATCCTCATGCTCGGCAAAATATCAGCTTTTACGTCCGACAT CTTTGCCGCGGGAAAGTCGGACAAAGAGATTTTGGACAATCTTCTTAAAAATACCCGCTACGACAAAAGACTGCTCCCACCAGTTGATG GTGTTCTCACAGTAAATGTTAGCGTGCTTCTCCTTAGCTTAGCATCTCCAGATGAATCTAGTCTT AAATACGAAGTGGAGTTTTTACTTCAACAACAATGGTACGACCCTCGGTTAAGATACTCCAACCAATCGCATTACGATTATTTAAATGCCATACATCATCATGAAGATATTTGGCTGCCTGATACATATTTCATCATGCATGGAGATTTTAAG GAGTATTCTGAACACTCACGG GATCCCATAATACCGATGCATTTTGCGTTACGTATTTATCGCAAtggtacaattaattatttgatgAGGCGACATCTCATACTGTCCTGTCAGGGTCGGCTTAATATATTTCCATTCGATGACCCATTGTGTTCATTTGCCTTAGAAAGTA TCTCGTATGAACAATCTGCCATAACATACGTCTGGAAGAATGATGAAGATACACTTAGAAAATCACCATCACTGACGACACTGAACGCCTACCTCATTCAGAACCAGACTATACCCTGTCCAATAAAAGCTAGTTGGAGAG CTGAGGGTAATTCACTTTACGAAGAAGACGAAGAGCTGACATGTAATCTTTGCCAGAGACGCTTTGAGGAGCAAG GTAACTACAGCTGTCTAAAGGTTGACTTAATCTTTACTAGAGACCGAGCGTTCTACTTTACTACAGTATTTATTCCTGGAATAATTCTGGTGACATCTTCGTTCATCACATTTTGGCTGGAATGGAACGCGGTGCCAGCCCGTTCCATGATAG GTGTAACAACAATGTTGAACTTTTTTACAACATCTAACGGGTTCCGATCAACTTTGCCAGTAGTATCGAACCTAACAGCCATGAATGTTTGGGACGGTGTATGCATGTGTTTCATTTACGCTTCGCTACTTGAGTTCGTGTGCGTGAACTACGTCGGGAGGAAGAGACCACTACACAATGTGGTATACAGACCAGGGGAGAATCCTGTGACACAG CGACTGCCCGCAGTCCTGAGCAGAATTGGCATTATACTGGCCAGCCCCTTG AAGCGAGAATCAACAGGAGCAGCAGATTTGGTGTCGTGTACTGCGTGTACCGGCCCCCCCGGCTCCTGTACGCACACCGCCAATAATGGCGGTGTATCCGAG CCATGTTTCGTCCAGGTTCGCAAAAAAGAACCCCCGCATCCGATCCGAGTGGCGAAGACTATTGACGTAATCGCCAGGATTACGTTTCCAACTGCGTACGCTGTCTTTCTCATCTTCTTCTTCATTCACTACAAAGCGTTTTCTTAA